The proteins below are encoded in one region of Paraburkholderia phenazinium:
- a CDS encoding acyl-CoA thioesterase codes for MSTPVAAPLDRSETTFRFLAEPTSVNFGGKVHGGALMKWIDETAYACAAVWSGRYCVTVSVGNIRFRRPILVGNLVELRARVVHTGRTSMHIHVSVQAGDPKGGELMQTTDCLVVMVAVNENGHPVPVPAYLAENEEQKRLAKYALDVKEALDAIVELKPDEVAQGKI; via the coding sequence ATGAGCACCCCTGTTGCTGCGCCGCTGGACCGTTCGGAAACTACCTTCCGCTTTCTCGCCGAGCCCACCTCGGTCAACTTCGGCGGCAAGGTGCACGGCGGTGCACTGATGAAATGGATCGACGAAACCGCCTACGCGTGTGCCGCGGTCTGGTCCGGACGTTATTGCGTGACGGTCAGCGTCGGCAATATCCGCTTCCGCCGGCCGATTCTCGTCGGCAATCTGGTCGAACTGCGCGCGCGCGTGGTTCACACGGGGCGCACCAGCATGCACATCCACGTATCAGTGCAGGCGGGGGATCCGAAGGGCGGCGAACTGATGCAGACCACCGATTGTCTGGTCGTGATGGTGGCGGTCAACGAGAATGGCCACCCGGTTCCGGTGCCGGCCTATCTGGCGGAAAACGAGGAGCAGAAGCGTCTGGCCAAGTACGCGCTGGACGTGAAAGAGGCGCTCGACGCGATCGTCGAACTGAAGCCGGACGAAGTGGCGCAGGGCAAGATTTAA
- a CDS encoding MATE family efflux transporter produces MTRSGLSRVAAPPTFSRHAADTARLAAPLAIAQLSQMAMGVTDTILLGSLGPDALAAGGLGANLFFVVVTLLQGVLTSVSVSVSHARGAQAEDRVPHIYWTGFVMSMLLAIPAFTVLSLATPILLAFGEPALLAHNVGEYAAILRWGAPASLIGVGLMRSFLPAIGAAKRLLWVSLAGVCVNGFLNYSLIHGANGLPRLGFLGSATATTITVWITALVLMGWLHLRPRYRHFVTATWPRLPLMGELFGIGWPVAITYGVESTLFLATGLMVGVLGESQLAAHQIALNVASVAFMVPLAIGQAANVRVGFWSGAGQPLAARHAGFVALGLGVGFMSLSGLVLILAPHWIVGLYLHLDDPANAATVALASSLLGVAAIFQIVDGMQTVGSGCLRGLKDTRVPMLAAAFGYWGIGFPTGYTLAFHFGLGARGLWWGLAAGLASVALLMTLRFHKLSLRRVPAAAQPSV; encoded by the coding sequence ATGACCCGATCCGGCCTCTCCCGGGTGGCCGCGCCGCCTACGTTTTCCCGCCACGCCGCCGACACCGCCCGCCTCGCCGCCCCGCTCGCCATTGCCCAACTGTCGCAAATGGCGATGGGCGTCACCGATACGATCCTGCTAGGTTCGCTTGGGCCCGACGCGCTCGCCGCCGGCGGACTTGGCGCGAACCTGTTCTTCGTGGTCGTCACGCTGCTGCAGGGCGTGCTGACGTCGGTGAGCGTAAGCGTCTCGCACGCTCGCGGCGCCCAGGCCGAAGACCGCGTGCCGCACATCTACTGGACCGGCTTCGTGATGTCGATGCTGCTGGCGATCCCCGCCTTCACGGTGCTGTCGCTCGCCACGCCGATCCTGCTTGCCTTTGGCGAGCCGGCCCTACTCGCACACAACGTCGGCGAATACGCCGCCATCCTGCGCTGGGGTGCACCTGCGAGCCTGATCGGGGTCGGCCTGATGCGCTCGTTCCTGCCGGCCATCGGTGCGGCCAAACGTCTGTTATGGGTGTCGCTGGCGGGAGTCTGCGTGAACGGCTTCCTGAACTACAGCCTGATCCACGGGGCGAACGGTTTGCCGCGCCTCGGCTTCCTCGGTTCGGCGACAGCCACCACCATCACCGTGTGGATCACCGCGCTGGTGCTGATGGGTTGGCTGCATCTGCGCCCCCGTTATCGCCACTTCGTCACCGCGACGTGGCCCAGATTGCCGTTGATGGGCGAACTGTTCGGCATCGGCTGGCCGGTGGCGATCACCTATGGCGTCGAGTCCACACTCTTTCTGGCAACCGGCCTGATGGTCGGCGTGCTCGGCGAATCGCAGCTCGCGGCGCATCAGATCGCGCTGAACGTTGCGTCGGTGGCGTTCATGGTGCCGCTCGCGATCGGTCAGGCCGCCAATGTGCGGGTCGGCTTCTGGTCCGGCGCGGGGCAGCCGCTCGCCGCTCGCCACGCGGGCTTCGTGGCGCTCGGGTTGGGCGTCGGATTCATGTCGCTGTCGGGGCTCGTCCTGATCCTCGCGCCGCACTGGATCGTCGGTCTGTATTTACACCTCGACGATCCCGCGAATGCGGCCACGGTGGCGTTGGCCAGTTCGCTGCTTGGCGTCGCCGCGATCTTCCAGATCGTCGACGGTATGCAGACGGTCGGCTCCGGATGTCTGCGCGGTCTCAAGGACACGCGCGTGCCGATGCTGGCCGCCGCGTTCGGCTACTGGGGGATCGGTTTTCCGACCGGCTACACGCTCGCGTTTCATTTCGGGCTTGGCGCACGAGGCCTGTGGTGGGGTCTCGCGGCCGGACTCGCGAGCGTCGCGTTGCTCATGACGCTGCGCTTTCACAAGCTCAGCCTGCGACGCGTACCGGCCGCTGCGCAACCGTCGGTATGA
- the panS gene encoding ketopantoate/pantoate/pantothenate transporter PanS, with protein MLARVTRLFPLWAVLVSLAAYFSPASFSPIAPHVTTLLTIIMLAMGVTLSIADFRRVFTRPAPVVAGIVLHYLVMPLAAWGIARVLHMPPDLTAGMVLVGSVASGTASNVMIYLARGDVALSVTISALSTLVGVFATPLLTRLYVDASIAVDVRGMLMSILEIVALPIVVGLVVNHLFGKLVRKVEPVLPLVSMIAILLFISAVVGGTQKSIASVGLVVMLGVVLHNGIGLLGGYWGGRLLGFDEAVCRTLAIEVGMQNSGLAATLGKLYFSPLAALPGALFSVWHNLSGSLLAGYWAGRPAKGSTHPDRGSAFEAKRS; from the coding sequence ATGCTTGCCCGGGTTACCCGTCTCTTTCCGCTGTGGGCCGTGCTGGTCTCGCTCGCCGCCTATTTTTCGCCGGCTTCGTTCAGCCCCATCGCGCCGCACGTCACCACCCTGCTGACAATCATCATGCTGGCGATGGGCGTGACCCTTTCCATCGCCGACTTCAGGCGCGTCTTCACCCGGCCCGCGCCGGTCGTCGCCGGCATCGTCCTGCACTATCTCGTCATGCCGCTCGCCGCGTGGGGCATCGCCAGAGTGCTGCACATGCCGCCCGATCTGACGGCGGGCATGGTGCTGGTAGGCAGTGTCGCGAGCGGCACGGCGTCGAACGTCATGATCTATCTGGCGCGCGGCGATGTAGCGTTATCGGTGACGATCAGTGCGTTGTCGACGCTGGTTGGCGTGTTCGCGACGCCGCTGCTCACGCGCCTTTATGTCGACGCCTCGATCGCAGTCGACGTGCGCGGCATGCTGATGAGCATCCTCGAGATCGTCGCACTGCCGATCGTGGTAGGCCTCGTCGTCAACCATCTGTTCGGCAAACTGGTGCGCAAGGTCGAACCGGTTCTGCCGCTGGTGTCGATGATTGCCATTCTGCTGTTCATCTCCGCGGTGGTGGGCGGCACGCAGAAAAGTATCGCGTCGGTCGGTCTCGTGGTGATGCTTGGCGTGGTACTGCATAACGGCATCGGTCTGCTCGGTGGGTATTGGGGCGGCCGCTTGCTCGGATTCGACGAAGCCGTATGCCGCACGCTGGCGATCGAAGTCGGCATGCAGAATTCCGGCCTCGCCGCGACGCTCGGCAAACTGTATTTTTCACCGCTGGCCGCATTGCCCGGTGCCCTGTTCTCGGTATGGCACAACCTCTCGGGATCGCTGCTCGCGGGATACTGGGCAGGTCGCCCGGCCAAAGGTTCCACGCACCCTGACAGAGGGTCCGCGTTCGAGGCGAAACGCAGCTAA
- the fumC gene encoding class II fumarate hydratase yields MTEDVRMERDTFGEIAVPNAQLWGAQTQRSLQNFRISTEKQSPELITALAVIKRAAAEVNLGLGVLDESKAKAIMQAADEIIEGKHPHEFPLAVWQTGSGTQTNMNLNEVIANRASELLGGERGEARKVHPNDDVNRGQSSNDVFPTAMHVAAAVGIVKHLVPALKTLRATLDGKAKAFAGIVKIGRTHLQDATPLTLGQEFSGYVAQLDHGIRHVESALPHLYELAQGGTAVGTGLNAHPQFADKVAAAIGKLTGVPFVSAPNKFEVMAAADALVFAHGALKTVAASLMKIANDVRWLASGPRCGLGELSIPENEPGSSIMPGKVNPTQSEAMTMLCCQVFGNDVAVNMGGASGNFELNVFRPMIAHNVLQSIRLLADGAHSFNDNCAVGIEPNRERIDTLLNESLMLVTALNPHIGYDKAAKIAKKAHKEGTTLRASALALGFVTEQQFDEWVKPNDMVGNTPA; encoded by the coding sequence ATGACCGAAGACGTACGAATGGAGCGCGACACGTTCGGCGAGATTGCCGTGCCGAACGCGCAGCTATGGGGCGCGCAAACCCAGCGTTCGCTGCAGAATTTCCGCATCTCCACGGAGAAGCAATCGCCCGAGCTGATCACGGCGCTGGCCGTCATCAAGCGTGCGGCGGCCGAGGTCAATCTGGGCCTCGGCGTGCTCGACGAGAGCAAAGCGAAGGCCATTATGCAGGCCGCCGACGAAATCATCGAAGGCAAGCATCCGCACGAATTTCCGCTGGCGGTCTGGCAGACCGGCTCCGGCACGCAGACCAACATGAACCTCAACGAGGTGATCGCCAACCGCGCGAGCGAGCTGCTGGGCGGCGAGCGCGGCGAGGCGCGCAAGGTGCACCCGAACGACGACGTAAATCGCGGCCAGTCGTCTAACGACGTGTTTCCGACGGCCATGCATGTGGCGGCGGCGGTCGGCATCGTCAAGCATCTGGTGCCCGCGTTGAAAACGCTGCGTGCGACGCTCGACGGCAAGGCGAAAGCATTCGCCGGGATCGTCAAGATCGGCCGCACCCACTTGCAGGATGCGACGCCGCTCACGCTGGGTCAGGAATTCTCCGGTTATGTGGCGCAACTCGACCACGGCATTCGCCACGTCGAATCGGCGCTGCCGCATCTCTACGAACTCGCGCAGGGCGGCACTGCGGTCGGCACCGGCCTGAACGCGCATCCGCAGTTCGCCGACAAGGTTGCCGCGGCAATCGGCAAGCTAACCGGTGTGCCGTTCGTATCGGCGCCCAACAAGTTCGAGGTGATGGCCGCCGCCGACGCGCTGGTATTCGCGCACGGTGCGCTCAAGACCGTCGCGGCCAGCCTGATGAAGATCGCCAACGACGTGCGCTGGCTCGCGAGCGGCCCGCGTTGCGGTCTCGGCGAACTGTCGATTCCGGAAAACGAGCCCGGTAGCTCGATCATGCCGGGCAAGGTTAATCCGACCCAGTCCGAAGCGATGACCATGCTGTGCTGCCAGGTGTTCGGCAACGACGTCGCGGTGAATATGGGCGGCGCGAGCGGCAACTTCGAACTGAACGTGTTCCGTCCGATGATTGCGCACAATGTGCTGCAGTCGATCCGCCTGCTCGCCGACGGCGCGCACAGCTTCAACGACAACTGCGCGGTCGGCATCGAGCCGAATCGCGAGCGCATCGACACGCTGCTCAACGAATCGCTGATGCTGGTGACGGCGCTCAATCCGCACATCGGCTACGACAAGGCGGCCAAGATCGCGAAGAAGGCGCACAAGGAAGGCACGACGCTCAGGGCCTCGGCACTGGCGCTTGGATTTGTCACCGAACAGCAGTTCGACGAGTGGGTAAAACCGAACGATATGGTCGGCAATACGCCGGCTTGA
- a CDS encoding DUF4088 family protein, producing the protein MGQITLSLKDETVANLRKDFDAFLRVSLKLDPQFATPSFEDFLRAKLLDNMVPLTEHAVKRMLQGGQYAWAKRTLDKEFPDVVAILMQQASEFGFGFASRSEWTPEELAKQCHDWAAAIVKESDGDASLVDPLAAQIKSAAQDIQALEETMQTPAWRLVESLRQRVYEAKVACETSIGSTAREKLGELRGLLRLGISHGSFQKQEAQQIMEYLRLLKPEIFVEEPYDIFSRLAAWLRAFFTPPPRPQPQQQQPRQQSR; encoded by the coding sequence ATGGGTCAAATCACCCTTTCACTCAAAGACGAAACCGTCGCAAACCTGCGCAAGGACTTTGACGCGTTTCTGCGCGTCTCGCTCAAGCTCGACCCGCAGTTCGCCACGCCGTCGTTTGAGGATTTTCTGCGCGCCAAACTGCTCGACAACATGGTGCCGCTCACCGAACACGCGGTGAAGCGGATGTTGCAGGGCGGTCAGTACGCATGGGCTAAACGCACGCTGGACAAGGAATTCCCGGATGTCGTCGCGATCCTGATGCAGCAGGCATCAGAGTTCGGGTTTGGCTTCGCCTCGCGCTCCGAATGGACCCCGGAGGAACTGGCCAAGCAGTGTCACGACTGGGCAGCGGCGATCGTCAAGGAATCGGATGGCGATGCGTCGCTGGTGGATCCGCTCGCCGCGCAGATCAAGAGCGCGGCGCAGGACATCCAGGCGCTCGAAGAGACCATGCAAACGCCGGCATGGCGGCTGGTCGAGTCGCTGCGGCAGCGGGTCTACGAGGCGAAGGTGGCGTGCGAGACGAGCATTGGCAGCACCGCGCGCGAAAAGCTTGGCGAACTACGCGGCCTGTTGCGGTTGGGCATTTCCCACGGCTCGTTCCAGAAACAGGAAGCGCAGCAGATCATGGAATATCTGCGCCTGCTGAAGCCGGAAATCTTTGTCGAAGAGCCGTATGACATTTTCTCGCGGCTCGCGGCGTGGCTACGCGCCTTCTTTACGCCGCCGCCCCGTCCGCAACCACAGCAACAGCAGCCGCGGCAGCAGTCACGTTAA
- a CDS encoding AzlD domain-containing protein has product MNYALLILGMALITWTIRATVFVLGERLVFPPLVRTALGFVPVTVLTAIIVPMTVSPHGGDAELTWRNPQLVGALAAVAVSALTRRPLLTIAVGLTVFFVWQGVVLK; this is encoded by the coding sequence ATGAACTACGCCCTCCTGATTCTCGGCATGGCGCTCATCACGTGGACGATCCGCGCGACCGTTTTCGTGCTCGGCGAGCGGCTGGTGTTCCCGCCGCTCGTGCGGACCGCCCTCGGTTTCGTGCCGGTGACGGTGCTTACCGCCATCATCGTGCCCATGACCGTCTCGCCCCACGGCGGCGACGCCGAACTCACGTGGCGCAATCCGCAACTCGTCGGGGCTCTCGCCGCCGTGGCCGTCAGTGCGCTGACCCGCCGGCCATTGCTCACCATTGCGGTCGGACTCACGGTCTTTTTTGTCTGGCAAGGCGTCGTCCTCAAGTAG
- a CDS encoding ATP-dependent helicase, translated as MLSVAEPAPSDTAAWLARLNDAQREAVEYDTGNVTQPTGALLVIAGAGSGKTNTLAHRVANLVVKGVDPRRILLLTFSRRAAVEMTRRVTRIAGQALGARAAVAQGLTWSGTFHGIGARLLREYAELIGLAPTFTINDREDSADLMNLVRHELGLSAKERRFPSKGTCLAIYSRVVNTGAALADVLNDAFPWCREWEADLRLLFATYVEAKQKQSVLDYDDLLLYWSLMAEQPAIAADLAGRFDHVLVDEYQDTNRLQASILLALKPDGRGLTVVGDDAQSIYSFRGATVRNILDFPGHFDPPARQVTLERNYRSTQPILAASNAVIELASERFTKNLWTDKASAQRPHLVSVADEADQARYVVEQVLEAREAGMKLKAQAVLFRAAHHSAALEIELTRRNIPFVKFGGLKFLDSVHVKDVLAVLRWAENPRDRVAGFRVTQLLPGVGPATAARVLDAVTEIAPGATASALASFAPPARTLEDWQPFVALMSSVCGPGSSWPAEFERVRRWYEPHLERNHEDAAVRHADLLQMESIAATYASRERFLTELTLDPPDATSDESGVPMLDEDYLILSTIHSAKGQEWRNVFVLNGVDGCIPSDLGTGSEAEIDEERRLLYVAMTRAKEDLHIVVPQRFCVHNQTHLGDRHVWASRTRFIPAHLLPLFDAHAWPRVPEPVAPSAAGLAAAAQAKLEIAAKLKKIWD; from the coding sequence GTGCTCTCCGTTGCCGAACCCGCGCCGTCCGATACTGCCGCCTGGCTGGCGAGGCTCAATGACGCGCAGCGCGAAGCCGTCGAATACGACACCGGCAACGTCACGCAGCCGACCGGCGCCTTGCTGGTCATTGCAGGCGCGGGGTCGGGCAAGACCAATACATTGGCGCACCGGGTCGCCAATCTGGTCGTCAAGGGTGTCGATCCCCGTCGAATCCTCCTGCTGACGTTTTCACGCCGGGCCGCGGTCGAAATGACCCGGCGGGTGACGCGCATCGCCGGGCAGGCGCTGGGCGCGCGGGCCGCGGTAGCACAGGGTCTGACGTGGTCGGGCACGTTTCACGGCATCGGCGCCCGTCTGCTGCGCGAATATGCCGAACTGATCGGCCTCGCGCCCACCTTCACAATCAACGATCGCGAGGATTCCGCCGACCTGATGAACCTCGTGCGGCACGAGCTCGGGCTCTCGGCGAAGGAACGGCGTTTTCCATCGAAGGGCACCTGCCTCGCGATCTACTCGCGCGTTGTCAACACCGGCGCGGCGTTGGCGGATGTGCTGAACGACGCGTTTCCGTGGTGCCGCGAGTGGGAGGCGGATCTGCGGCTGCTGTTTGCCACTTATGTGGAAGCCAAGCAGAAACAGAGCGTGCTTGACTACGACGATCTGCTGCTCTACTGGTCCCTGATGGCCGAGCAACCGGCGATCGCCGCTGACCTTGCGGGCCGCTTCGATCACGTGCTGGTAGACGAGTATCAGGACACCAATCGCCTGCAGGCGTCTATCCTCCTCGCGTTGAAGCCCGACGGCCGCGGCCTGACCGTGGTGGGCGACGACGCCCAATCGATCTACTCGTTTCGCGGCGCGACGGTGCGCAACATCCTCGATTTTCCGGGCCACTTCGATCCGCCCGCGAGACAGGTCACGCTCGAGCGTAACTACCGCTCGACGCAGCCGATTCTGGCGGCGTCGAACGCGGTGATCGAGCTCGCCAGCGAGCGCTTCACCAAAAATCTGTGGACGGACAAGGCATCCGCCCAGCGCCCGCACCTCGTCAGCGTGGCGGACGAGGCCGATCAGGCGCGTTACGTGGTCGAACAGGTGCTCGAGGCGCGCGAAGCCGGCATGAAGCTGAAGGCGCAAGCGGTGCTGTTTCGCGCCGCTCATCACAGCGCCGCGCTGGAGATCGAACTGACCCGGCGCAACATTCCGTTTGTGAAATTCGGCGGCCTCAAGTTTCTCGACTCGGTGCACGTGAAAGACGTGCTGGCCGTGCTGCGCTGGGCGGAAAATCCGCGTGACCGGGTGGCGGGGTTTCGCGTCACGCAGCTCTTGCCTGGTGTCGGGCCGGCGACGGCGGCGCGTGTGCTGGATGCGGTGACTGAAATTGCCCCTGGCGCTACGGCGAGCGCATTAGCGTCCTTCGCCCCACCGGCTCGCACACTGGAAGACTGGCAGCCATTCGTCGCGCTCATGTCGAGCGTATGCGGCCCGGGCTCGTCGTGGCCGGCCGAGTTCGAACGGGTGCGGCGCTGGTACGAACCTCACCTTGAGCGCAATCACGAAGACGCGGCCGTCCGTCATGCGGATCTGCTGCAAATGGAGAGCATCGCCGCCACCTATGCCTCGCGCGAGCGTTTCCTGACGGAGTTGACGCTCGATCCGCCCGATGCCACCAGCGACGAATCCGGCGTGCCCATGCTCGACGAGGACTATCTGATCCTGTCGACCATCCATTCGGCAAAGGGGCAAGAGTGGCGCAATGTGTTCGTGCTGAACGGGGTCGACGGCTGCATTCCGTCGGATCTCGGCACGGGCAGCGAGGCGGAGATCGACGAGGAGCGACGCCTGCTGTACGTGGCGATGACGCGTGCGAAGGAGGATCTTCACATCGTCGTGCCGCAACGCTTCTGCGTGCATAACCAGACGCATCTGGGCGATCGGCACGTTTGGGCCTCGCGCACGCGTTTCATCCCGGCGCACCTGCTGCCGCTCTTCGACGCGCATGCCTGGCCGCGCGTGCCCGAGCCCGTTGCGCCGAGCGCGGCGGGACTGGCCGCGGCGGCGCAAGCGAAGCTCGAAATCGCGGCGAAGCTGAAAAAGATATGGGACTGA
- a CDS encoding phospholipase D family protein, which yields MATRIGKHCLLVCAAAALLTACASRPPAAAFDRPVTHALPTTTTTPLSTALSPIESAHPDESGFRVLSNGTEALQMRIALARAATKTLDMQYYIANEDTTGKLLLGAALYAADHGVRVRMLVDDLNFKDIDDVMAGLNSHPNIEVRVFNPFGSTHRSVFERTTNLLTKIDQFTRRMHNKAMIADNQLAIVGGRNLGDEYFSASTTLQFRDLDVLAAGPITADVSASFDEYWNSSGAYPLKALNHQNFSPQELDATRDALRAHWRTNADPYNAKPLNATPLATQIAADQLDLTWAPAEFKADTPGKIDQPSPDYVSPPMQRLADLMKEAQKEFLVVSPYFVPHDAGVDALAQLTQRGIRVAVLTNSLAATDAVAVQAGYSPYRVPLLQHGVELYEFKPDQQSTGTSVTGSRSRASLHAKTYVLDRQILVIGSMNLDPRSANLNTELALFIHSPVLAGQVAALFDRATAPAVSYRVTLASKAELAGVSYIGSPQSQLEWTDEENGQRHTYTSDPQAGLYRNVMTGLFLLLPVQGQL from the coding sequence ATGGCCACGCGCATCGGCAAGCATTGCTTGCTAGTGTGCGCCGCAGCGGCACTTTTGACCGCCTGCGCAAGCCGGCCGCCCGCGGCCGCATTCGATCGTCCCGTCACACACGCACTGCCGACCACTACCACGACACCACTGAGCACCGCTCTCTCGCCCATCGAAAGCGCGCATCCTGACGAATCCGGCTTTCGCGTGCTGTCGAATGGAACCGAGGCGCTGCAGATGCGTATCGCCCTCGCCCGCGCGGCGACGAAGACGCTCGATATGCAGTACTACATCGCCAACGAAGACACTACCGGCAAGCTGCTCCTCGGCGCCGCGCTCTACGCCGCCGACCACGGCGTGCGCGTGCGCATGCTCGTCGACGATCTGAATTTCAAGGACATCGACGACGTAATGGCCGGACTGAATTCGCATCCCAACATCGAGGTGCGGGTCTTCAATCCGTTTGGCAGCACTCATCGCAGCGTGTTCGAGCGCACCACCAACCTGCTCACGAAGATCGACCAGTTCACGCGCCGCATGCACAACAAGGCGATGATCGCGGACAACCAGTTGGCGATCGTCGGCGGCCGCAATCTCGGCGACGAGTATTTCAGCGCGAGCACCACGCTGCAGTTCCGCGATCTCGACGTGCTCGCGGCAGGTCCGATCACCGCCGACGTGTCGGCCAGCTTCGACGAGTACTGGAACAGCTCCGGCGCCTATCCGCTGAAGGCGCTGAATCACCAGAACTTCTCGCCGCAGGAACTCGACGCGACACGCGATGCATTGCGCGCGCACTGGCGCACCAACGCCGATCCCTACAACGCGAAACCGCTGAATGCGACACCGCTCGCAACGCAGATCGCCGCGGACCAACTCGACCTCACGTGGGCGCCAGCGGAATTCAAGGCCGATACGCCGGGCAAGATCGATCAGCCGTCGCCCGACTACGTCAGCCCACCCATGCAACGTCTCGCCGATCTGATGAAGGAAGCCCAGAAGGAGTTTCTGGTGGTATCGCCGTACTTCGTACCGCACGATGCCGGGGTGGATGCACTCGCGCAACTCACGCAGCGCGGCATACGGGTCGCGGTCCTGACCAACTCGCTCGCCGCCACCGATGCGGTGGCCGTGCAAGCCGGCTACAGCCCCTACCGTGTGCCGCTACTGCAGCACGGCGTCGAGCTGTACGAATTCAAGCCTGACCAGCAAAGCACGGGGACGTCGGTGACAGGCTCGCGGTCACGCGCCAGCCTGCACGCGAAAACCTACGTGCTCGATCGCCAGATTCTGGTGATCGGCTCGATGAATCTCGATCCGCGCTCGGCGAATCTGAACACCGAACTGGCGCTCTTCATCCACAGTCCGGTGCTGGCGGGCCAGGTCGCCGCGCTGTTCGACCGTGCGACCGCGCCGGCGGTCAGCTATCGGGTCACGCTCGCCTCGAAGGCAGAACTTGCCGGAGTGAGCTACATTGGTTCGCCGCAGTCGCAACTCGAATGGACTGACGAGGAGAACGGCCAGCGGCACACCTACACCTCGGACCCGCAAGCAGGTTTGTACCGGAATGTGATGACGGGTCTATTCTTGTTATTGCCAGTCCAGGGGCAGCTTTGA
- a CDS encoding RNA-binding S4 domain-containing protein — MPNLDFTLTGDYVELHNLLKITGLADSGGSAKLMVASGAVTVDGQVELRKTCKIRAGQVVLLGDTRIAVHEA; from the coding sequence ATGCCCAATCTCGATTTCACCCTGACCGGCGACTATGTCGAATTGCACAATCTCCTGAAGATAACGGGGCTTGCCGACAGCGGCGGCTCCGCCAAACTGATGGTTGCCTCCGGCGCAGTGACCGTGGATGGCCAGGTCGAGCTACGTAAAACCTGCAAAATCCGCGCGGGACAAGTCGTTTTGCTCGGCGACACCCGGATTGCCGTGCACGAGGCATAG
- a CDS encoding AzlC family ABC transporter permease encodes MMVGAAPFGMIFGTLVTSGPLHLWHGQLMSLVVFAGSAQFIALGLIAGHTSFAVVLATTLVVNLRHVLYSATLAPYVSNLPLRWRLALGGVLTDEVFAVAWAHYRHHPPGSISPYYFLGAGLAMYLNWQIWTLAGLLFGAAFPGLQSLGLDFAMAATFIAIVVPQLVALRYFAAAVTAGALAFFWQAWPYKLGLLGAVFAGVVVGVLLSLPGSQRRTAEAEAEAAQ; translated from the coding sequence ATGATGGTCGGCGCCGCGCCGTTCGGCATGATCTTCGGCACCCTCGTCACATCCGGCCCGCTGCACCTATGGCACGGGCAACTGATGTCGCTCGTCGTTTTCGCCGGCTCGGCGCAATTTATTGCGCTAGGCCTGATCGCAGGCCATACGAGCTTCGCGGTGGTGCTGGCTACCACCCTGGTCGTGAACCTGCGGCACGTCCTATACAGCGCCACGCTCGCGCCCTATGTCTCGAACCTGCCGCTGCGCTGGCGCCTCGCGCTGGGCGGCGTGCTCACCGACGAAGTCTTCGCAGTCGCCTGGGCGCACTACAGGCACCATCCGCCGGGCTCGATCAGCCCGTACTATTTCCTCGGCGCGGGTCTCGCCATGTATCTCAACTGGCAGATCTGGACGCTCGCCGGCCTTCTGTTCGGCGCGGCGTTCCCCGGTCTGCAGTCGCTCGGGCTCGATTTCGCCATGGCCGCCACCTTCATCGCGATCGTCGTGCCCCAACTCGTCGCGCTACGTTATTTCGCCGCGGCCGTCACCGCGGGCGCGCTGGCGTTCTTCTGGCAGGCGTGGCCCTATAAGCTGGGCCTGCTCGGCGCGGTGTTCGCCGGAGTCGTGGTCGGCGTGCTGCTGTCGTTGCCCGGCAGCCAGCGGCGCACGGCAGAGGCGGAGGCGGAGGCGGCACAATGA